A part of Larkinella insperata genomic DNA contains:
- a CDS encoding cupin domain-containing protein, protein MKRSFENPLIGDKVYFTKYATEPGSPASIIDVELKPGGGNGLHYHKTFAEHFECLEGELSIQVGKEILRLLPGETATAPAGSLHRFFNASAQPNRFRVTIDPGHPGFENTLKIAYGLASDGHVNKAGMPKKLWHMGTIILLSDTNLPGFFSLIQRPLAWMARRAMADGRFKRELEPYTR, encoded by the coding sequence ATGAAACGATCATTTGAAAACCCGTTAATCGGCGACAAAGTCTACTTCACTAAGTACGCAACAGAACCCGGCAGCCCCGCCAGCATCATTGATGTTGAACTCAAACCCGGCGGGGGCAACGGCCTGCACTACCACAAAACCTTTGCCGAGCACTTTGAATGCCTGGAGGGCGAACTGAGTATTCAGGTAGGCAAAGAAATTCTGCGTCTGCTGCCCGGCGAAACCGCAACGGCCCCCGCCGGTTCGCTCCACCGGTTTTTCAACGCCAGCGCCCAGCCCAACCGGTTTCGGGTTACCATCGATCCGGGCCACCCGGGCTTCGAAAACACCCTGAAGATTGCCTACGGTCTGGCGTCGGACGGCCACGTCAACAAAGCCGGGATGCCGAAAAAATTGTGGCATATGGGTACCATCATTCTGTTGTCAGACACGAATCTGCCCGGATTTTTCAGCCTGATTCAGCGCCCGCTGGCCTGGATGGCCCGGCGCGCTATGGCCGACGGCCGCTTCAAGCGGGAACTGGAACCGTACACACGGTAA
- a CDS encoding lmo0937 family membrane protein yields MGNLLYVIAVVLIILWLVGLLGFSSFGMGNIIHVLLVIAVIAIILRLIRGDRVV; encoded by the coding sequence ATGGGAAATTTGCTTTATGTCATTGCGGTGGTCTTAATCATCCTTTGGTTAGTCGGATTATTAGGTTTTAGCAGTTTTGGTATGGGCAACATTATTCACGTTCTATTAGTGATTGCCGTAATTGCCATCATCTTGCGATTGATTCGAGGAGATCGGGTAGTGTAG
- a CDS encoding co-chaperone GroES has protein sequence MEAVTESKVNVRPLADRVLVEPAPAEEKTAFGIIIPDTAKEKPQRGTIVAVGTGKKDEPLTVQVGDTVLYGKYAGTEITVEGKEYLIMRESDIFAIL, from the coding sequence ATGGAAGCAGTAACGGAAAGTAAAGTAAACGTAAGACCGTTGGCTGACCGGGTGCTGGTTGAACCAGCTCCTGCTGAAGAAAAAACCGCATTTGGTATCATCATTCCTGACACGGCCAAAGAAAAACCCCAGCGCGGAACGATCGTAGCCGTTGGTACGGGTAAAAAGGATGAGCCGCTGACCGTTCAGGTAGGTGACACGGTGCTGTACGGCAAATACGCCGGTACGGAAATCACCGTCGAAGGCAAAGAATACCTCATTATGCGTGAGTCAGACATTTTTGCCATTCTTTAA
- a CDS encoding PadR family transcriptional regulator: MRRSYLGEFEEVVLLTVAVLADGAYGVAITDELERQTGRAVSISAVHAALHRLEEKGMLKSHLGEATAERGGRRKRLFTVTVLGSRTLHDIRAVREQLWDSIAPNGLPAVSL; this comes from the coding sequence ATGAGACGATCGTACCTGGGTGAATTTGAAGAAGTGGTGCTGCTTACGGTGGCGGTGCTGGCCGACGGCGCGTACGGGGTGGCCATCACCGACGAACTGGAGCGGCAAACCGGCCGGGCGGTCAGCATCAGCGCGGTTCATGCGGCTTTGCACCGGCTCGAAGAAAAGGGCATGCTGAAGTCGCACCTGGGCGAAGCCACGGCCGAACGGGGTGGTCGGCGCAAACGGCTTTTTACGGTGACGGTGCTGGGCAGCCGCACGCTGCACGACATCCGGGCGGTTCGCGAACAACTCTGGGATTCAATCGCCCCGAACGGATTACCCGCTGTCAGTTTATGA
- a CDS encoding ABC transporter permease, with protein MKTTEPPRWADRLLAWFCAPHLLEEIQGDLYERFLRNRRLFGLAYARQQYVWDVVRFMQPQFLTRKPNPFKQPNWTDMIRNYFTIAYRNLLQQKSYAFINVLGLALGLAACIVIFLVVRNELTYDRYHRKADRTYRVTVHGLDYNPSVSFAVAPAFRNDFPEAEQVSQYLYRGEGQVQVGRERYIEEGYAWADGQFPQIFDFEWLAGHPQTALQEPNTIVLTERIARKYFGDQEALGKVIRLDNQWNMRVTGVIKELPSNTHLTFNFLVSWETIRKEASTTNFWSINGGYTYVVLPEKVRPERITARFPAFLEKNWADQVKQDKGVLMLQPLREIHFDKRYLTQITMPRSKESIYGLAGVAVIIILTACINFVNLATAQAVRRSKEVGIRKTLGAYRRQLVGQVLGETTFLAGLAMVLALGAVWAFLPLSKPLLNIRIDAAQLTQPLVLVAIAGILLITILLAGLYPAFVQAGFQPTKALKARATNLTVGGLALRKGLVIMQFSITQVMIIGTLVVASQMDFFLNQDLGFDKEAIVSFPTGEKADVLRQKLQENPGVLQVSFASAGPAFNINFAPFSAPERGMTENDVTELKMVDENYIPMYDLEVLAGEPVVKMAEKDTVRNVVVNQTLIRRLGFQKESDAIGQSVRVAGQPVIIRGVVRDFQSESKHKKIRACVLTYEPKALWQASVKLRPSAVRKTLATIEHDWSALNPESIFTYEFTDEHIARLYTQEEKVYNAFRLFAGIAIVIGSLGLFGLVSLMAVQRTKEVGIRKVLGASVSSIVVLFSREFVWLLLIAFGIAAPLAWYTMNVWLREYAYHIQIGPAIFLVAILVTFAIAALTVSYQSIKAALVNPVKSLRSE; from the coding sequence ATGAAAACCACCGAACCCCCCCGCTGGGCCGACCGATTGCTGGCGTGGTTTTGCGCCCCGCATCTGTTGGAAGAAATCCAGGGGGATTTGTACGAGCGGTTTCTGCGCAACCGGCGGTTGTTTGGCCTGGCCTACGCCCGGCAGCAATACGTCTGGGACGTGGTGAGATTTATGCAACCTCAATTCCTGACTAGAAAACCAAACCCTTTCAAGCAACCCAACTGGACTGATATGATCCGCAACTATTTCACCATTGCTTACCGGAATTTGCTTCAGCAGAAGAGTTATGCGTTCATCAACGTCCTGGGCCTGGCGCTGGGCCTGGCGGCTTGCATCGTTATTTTTCTGGTGGTTCGCAACGAACTCACCTACGACAGGTACCATCGGAAGGCCGACCGCACCTACCGGGTCACGGTACACGGTCTGGATTACAATCCGAGTGTTTCCTTCGCCGTTGCGCCGGCTTTCCGGAATGACTTTCCCGAAGCGGAGCAGGTCTCCCAGTATTTGTACCGCGGGGAGGGCCAGGTTCAGGTTGGCCGCGAGCGGTATATCGAAGAAGGCTACGCGTGGGCTGACGGTCAATTTCCCCAGATTTTTGATTTTGAATGGCTGGCCGGTCATCCCCAAACGGCTTTACAGGAGCCGAACACCATTGTTTTGACCGAACGCATCGCCCGCAAGTACTTCGGGGATCAGGAAGCGCTCGGTAAAGTGATACGCCTGGACAACCAGTGGAACATGCGGGTTACCGGGGTGATCAAAGAGTTGCCGTCCAACACTCACCTGACCTTTAACTTTCTGGTGTCGTGGGAAACCATCCGGAAAGAAGCCAGTACCACCAATTTCTGGTCGATCAACGGCGGGTATACCTACGTGGTTTTGCCGGAAAAAGTACGGCCGGAGCGGATTACGGCCCGGTTCCCGGCTTTTCTCGAAAAAAACTGGGCCGATCAGGTTAAACAGGATAAGGGGGTATTGATGCTGCAACCGCTGCGGGAAATTCACTTCGATAAACGCTATCTGACCCAGATTACCATGCCGCGTTCCAAAGAATCCATTTACGGCCTGGCGGGGGTGGCAGTCATTATTATTCTGACGGCCTGCATCAACTTTGTCAATCTGGCCACGGCCCAGGCCGTTCGGCGGTCGAAGGAAGTGGGCATCCGGAAAACCTTAGGCGCTTACCGGCGGCAACTGGTCGGGCAGGTGCTGGGCGAAACGACGTTCCTGGCCGGGCTGGCGATGGTGCTGGCGCTGGGGGCGGTCTGGGCTTTTCTGCCGCTGTCTAAACCGTTGCTGAATATCCGGATCGACGCAGCGCAACTGACTCAACCGCTGGTGCTGGTGGCCATTGCCGGTATTTTGCTGATCACGATTTTGCTGGCGGGTTTATACCCAGCCTTCGTTCAGGCGGGTTTTCAGCCCACCAAAGCCCTGAAGGCCCGCGCTACCAATCTGACGGTAGGGGGGCTGGCGCTCCGCAAAGGATTGGTGATCATGCAGTTTTCCATTACGCAGGTTATGATTATCGGAACGCTGGTGGTGGCCAGCCAGATGGATTTTTTCCTGAATCAGGACCTGGGTTTTGATAAAGAAGCGATTGTTTCCTTCCCGACGGGTGAAAAAGCGGATGTCCTCCGGCAGAAATTACAGGAAAATCCGGGCGTTCTGCAGGTCAGTTTTGCCTCAGCGGGTCCGGCCTTCAACATCAATTTCGCCCCTTTTTCCGCACCGGAGCGGGGCATGACCGAAAACGATGTCACCGAACTCAAGATGGTCGATGAAAACTACATTCCGATGTATGACCTGGAGGTGCTGGCGGGTGAGCCGGTTGTCAAAATGGCGGAAAAAGACACCGTTCGGAATGTGGTGGTAAACCAAACGCTGATCCGCCGTCTGGGATTTCAAAAGGAGTCCGATGCCATCGGCCAGTCCGTGCGGGTTGCAGGGCAACCGGTCATCATCCGGGGCGTTGTCCGGGATTTTCAGAGCGAATCCAAGCACAAGAAAATTCGGGCCTGCGTTCTTACGTACGAACCTAAGGCTTTGTGGCAGGCCAGCGTCAAACTCCGGCCGTCAGCCGTCCGCAAAACGCTGGCGACCATCGAGCACGACTGGTCGGCCCTGAATCCGGAGTCCATTTTTACGTACGAGTTTACGGATGAGCACATTGCCAGACTATATACGCAGGAGGAAAAAGTGTACAACGCCTTCCGGTTGTTTGCCGGCATTGCCATCGTCATCGGTAGCCTGGGGCTGTTCGGGCTCGTGTCGCTGATGGCCGTTCAGCGGACCAAGGAGGTGGGCATCCGGAAAGTGCTGGGGGCGTCGGTGAGCAGCATTGTCGTGCTCTTTTCCCGGGAGTTTGTCTGGCTGCTCCTGATTGCGTTTGGCATTGCGGCTCCGCTGGCCTGGTACACCATGAATGTCTGGCTCCGGGAGTATGCCTACCACATCCAGATTGGTCCGGCCATTTTCCTGGTAGCGATCCTGGTCACCTTCGCCATTGCCGCGCTGACGGTCAGTTACCAAAGCATCAAAGCCGCCCTTGTCAACCCCGTGAAGAGTTTGCGAAGCGAATGA
- a CDS encoding cation diffusion facilitator family transporter has protein sequence MEEPLKPHQAERGQKTTLVGIVVNIGLVLVKGLAGWLGNSYALIADAMESATDIITSIFVWVGLRTAAKAPDHNHPYGHGKAEPLAALVVSMALLAAAILIAIQSIENIRIPHETPAPFTLIVLAIVVIVKEVLFRRVSQVGAEVESSAVKADAWHHRSDAITSLTAFVGISIALIGGPGYESADDWAALLASVFIVYNAYHIFRPSFGEIMDETPPGDWQRELETVALGVPGVRGIEKYRVRKTGFEYFIDLHVQVAGELTVSQGHDIAHAVKAAILAAKPAVYDVLVHIEPV, from the coding sequence ATGGAAGAACCTCTTAAACCGCATCAGGCCGAACGGGGGCAAAAAACCACGTTGGTTGGAATTGTGGTCAACATTGGGCTGGTGCTGGTCAAAGGACTGGCCGGCTGGCTGGGAAATTCGTACGCGCTGATTGCCGACGCGATGGAATCAGCCACTGACATTATAACGTCCATTTTTGTCTGGGTGGGCCTGCGGACGGCCGCCAAGGCGCCCGACCATAACCACCCTTACGGCCACGGAAAGGCCGAACCGCTGGCGGCCCTGGTGGTGTCGATGGCCTTGCTGGCGGCCGCCATTCTGATTGCCATACAAAGCATTGAAAATATTCGCATTCCCCACGAAACCCCGGCGCCATTTACACTGATTGTTCTGGCGATAGTTGTCATTGTAAAAGAAGTCTTGTTTCGGCGGGTTTCGCAGGTAGGTGCTGAAGTTGAAAGCAGCGCCGTGAAAGCCGACGCCTGGCATCACCGCAGCGACGCCATCACTTCCCTGACGGCTTTTGTGGGCATCAGCATTGCGCTGATTGGCGGGCCGGGCTACGAGAGTGCCGACGACTGGGCCGCCCTGCTGGCGTCCGTCTTTATCGTTTACAATGCCTACCATATTTTCCGGCCCTCGTTCGGCGAAATCATGGACGAAACGCCCCCCGGCGACTGGCAGCGGGAACTGGAAACCGTCGCGCTGGGAGTTCCGGGCGTGCGAGGAATTGAAAAATACCGGGTGCGTAAAACCGGTTTTGAGTATTTCATTGACCTGCACGTACAGGTGGCGGGCGAGCTAACCGTTAGCCAGGGGCACGACATCGCGCACGCGGTTAAAGCCGCTATTCTGGCAGCCAAACCGGCGGTATATGACGTGCTGGTGCATATTGAGCCGGTGTGA
- the groL gene encoding chaperonin GroEL (60 kDa chaperone family; promotes refolding of misfolded polypeptides especially under stressful conditions; forms two stacked rings of heptamers to form a barrel-shaped 14mer; ends can be capped by GroES; misfolded proteins enter the barrel where they are refolded when GroES binds): MAKKIFFDTEARDKIKKGVDTLADAVKVTLGPKGRNVILDKKFGSPAITKDGVTVAKEIELKDAMENMGAQLVKEVASKTADSAGDGTTTATVLAQAIYSIGVKNVAAGANPMDLKRGIDKAVTVVVNNLKEQSRAIETSKEIAQVATISANSDEEIGNMIADAMEKVGKEGVITVEEARGTETEVKTVEGMQFDRGYLSPYFVTNTEKMEAELERPFILISEKKVSSMKELLPVLEQVAQTGRPLLIIAEDVDGEALATLVVNKIRGALKVAAVKAPGFGDRRKAMLEDIAILTGGQVISEERGFKLENTSIEFLGQAEKIIIDKDNTTVVNGIGQKEDITGRVNQIKSQIENTTSDYDREKLQERLAKLSGGVAILYIGAATEVEMKEKKDRVDDALHATRAAVEEGIVAGGGVALIRAVKSLENVSTINEDEKTGVQIIRVALEAPLRTIVANAGGEGSVIVNKVKEGEADFGYNAREDKFENLIGVGIIDPTKVTRLALENAASIAGLLLTTECVVADEPEEAPAGGAGHGHPGGMGGMM, from the coding sequence ATGGCTAAGAAAATATTTTTCGACACGGAAGCCCGCGATAAGATCAAGAAGGGCGTTGATACGCTGGCCGATGCCGTGAAAGTAACGTTGGGCCCGAAGGGCCGGAATGTTATTCTGGATAAAAAATTTGGTTCACCGGCCATCACGAAAGACGGTGTGACGGTAGCGAAAGAAATTGAACTGAAAGACGCCATGGAAAACATGGGCGCTCAATTGGTGAAAGAAGTTGCTTCCAAAACGGCCGATTCAGCCGGTGATGGCACGACAACGGCGACGGTTTTGGCCCAGGCGATCTACTCGATCGGGGTGAAAAACGTGGCCGCTGGTGCAAACCCGATGGATCTGAAACGCGGTATCGACAAAGCCGTTACTGTGGTGGTTAACAACCTGAAAGAGCAGTCACGCGCCATCGAAACGTCAAAAGAAATCGCTCAGGTAGCGACCATCTCGGCCAACAGCGACGAAGAAATCGGTAACATGATTGCCGACGCCATGGAAAAAGTTGGTAAAGAAGGCGTTATCACGGTGGAAGAAGCCCGCGGTACCGAAACGGAAGTAAAAACCGTTGAAGGGATGCAGTTCGACCGTGGTTACCTGTCGCCGTATTTCGTTACCAACACCGAGAAAATGGAAGCTGAGCTGGAGCGTCCGTTCATCCTGATCTCGGAGAAAAAGGTTTCGTCGATGAAGGAACTGCTGCCGGTGCTGGAGCAGGTGGCTCAGACGGGCCGTCCGCTGCTGATCATCGCAGAAGACGTTGACGGGGAAGCCCTGGCAACGCTGGTGGTTAACAAAATCCGGGGTGCGCTGAAAGTAGCTGCCGTAAAAGCTCCGGGCTTTGGCGATCGTCGCAAAGCCATGTTGGAAGATATCGCCATCCTGACGGGCGGACAGGTTATTAGTGAAGAGCGTGGTTTCAAACTGGAAAACACCTCGATCGAATTCCTGGGTCAGGCTGAAAAAATCATTATCGACAAAGACAACACAACTGTTGTTAACGGTATTGGACAGAAAGAAGACATTACGGGTCGGGTTAACCAGATCAAATCACAGATCGAAAACACGACTTCGGACTACGACCGGGAGAAACTCCAGGAGCGTCTGGCCAAATTGTCAGGTGGTGTAGCCATCCTGTACATTGGTGCCGCTACGGAAGTAGAAATGAAAGAAAAGAAAGACCGCGTTGACGATGCCCTGCACGCAACCCGCGCTGCCGTTGAAGAAGGTATCGTTGCCGGCGGTGGTGTCGCCCTGATCCGCGCCGTTAAATCGCTGGAGAACGTGAGCACCATCAACGAAGACGAAAAGACCGGCGTACAGATTATCCGCGTCGCTCTGGAAGCTCCGCTGCGGACCATCGTTGCCAACGCTGGTGGCGAAGGCTCTGTTATCGTAAACAAGGTTAAAGAAGGCGAAGCCGACTTCGGTTACAACGCCCGCGAAGACAAATTCGAAAACCTGATCGGTGTCGGTATCATCGACCCGACGAAGGTAACGCGTCTGGCGCTGGAAAATGCCGCTTCGATCGCGGGTCTGTTGCTGACGACCGAATGTGTCGTTGCCGACGAGCCGGAAGAAGCTCCTGCGGGTGGTGCCGGCCACGGTCACCCCGGTGGCATGGGCGGCATGATGTAA
- a CDS encoding GNAT family N-acetyltransferase gives MKILSLTELNTEQQLAAQALEIVCKSEGGLKCNMHWDKSMNFFPTMRHWFLLYNDGVLMAVLSAFAPTVSQVEFGGYTLPKARRKGCFSLLLDVAAEEARQFGYQHALLITERSSKTGQAFVRHLGALYSNTEYQLVWQSSTELAPSPLPPLKLAVATLTELEPLTELSRSIFGGSPEEARQILETTIHTPHLTQYVATLDGQIVGMVAINFEQTTAWIIGLGVCPDQQGKGFGKRILHQTLDLLRQDSRAETVMIEVDSSNEVALRLYQQAGFVIQMGQDYFKLPL, from the coding sequence ATGAAAATTCTCTCGCTGACTGAGCTGAATACAGAGCAACAACTAGCCGCCCAGGCCCTCGAAATCGTCTGCAAATCCGAAGGTGGTTTGAAATGCAACATGCACTGGGATAAATCCATGAACTTTTTCCCAACCATGCGCCACTGGTTTTTGCTCTACAACGACGGGGTTTTGATGGCCGTGCTGTCGGCTTTTGCGCCCACGGTCAGCCAGGTCGAATTCGGTGGCTATACCCTCCCTAAAGCCCGGCGCAAAGGCTGTTTTTCGCTGCTGCTTGACGTGGCCGCCGAAGAAGCCCGTCAGTTTGGTTACCAGCACGCCCTGCTGATTACCGAGCGCTCGTCAAAGACCGGGCAGGCATTTGTCCGACACCTGGGCGCGCTTTATTCCAACACCGAATACCAACTGGTCTGGCAGTCTTCAACCGAGTTGGCCCCCTCCCCCCTCCCACCGCTCAAACTCGCCGTAGCCACGCTGACCGAGCTGGAACCACTAACCGAGCTCAGCCGTTCTATTTTCGGAGGCTCCCCCGAAGAAGCCCGTCAGATTCTGGAAACGACCATTCACACGCCCCACCTGACCCAGTACGTCGCCACGCTTGATGGGCAGATAGTCGGTATGGTCGCCATTAATTTTGAACAGACTACGGCCTGGATCATCGGGCTGGGCGTTTGTCCGGATCAACAGGGTAAAGGGTTTGGGAAACGGATTCTGCACCAGACGCTGGATTTGCTCCGGCAGGACAGCCGGGCCGAAACCGTTATGATCGAAGTGGACTCCTCCAACGAAGTGGCCCTGCGCCTTTACCAGCAAGCCGGATTCGTTATTCAAATGGGACAGGATTATTTTAAATTACCGTTGTAG
- a CDS encoding helix-turn-helix transcriptional regulator: protein MNTIYRMGLETDIIENLNVLAEPEPDWTYIQSLWQCGQAGTMTVRDYSMGGFTLSELVGNLTLPLELSSRENQGPWVGMMYQLDGQIHSSMDQRPVSVPTKRHNLIFEECDNSRHLFVPGERFHAFHIMMDPVFFEQLVVNNTEWTGFYDHFLNRREPFRALRESIVHSDQTLGLIQQILSCPFGGTLKKMFLEARFLDLFVEQQNQYQQVSQSRLARRDVDLFYAIRDFLDQNYQNPPSLLTLARQFGTNDFKLKKGFKELFGTTVFGYVAQKRLTTAHHLLQATQASVQEVSELVGFSNAAHFATAFRRQFGHTPSQVKR from the coding sequence ATGAATACCATTTACCGGATGGGGCTGGAAACAGACATCATCGAGAACCTGAACGTACTGGCCGAACCAGAACCGGACTGGACCTACATTCAGAGTCTGTGGCAGTGCGGCCAGGCCGGCACCATGACCGTTCGCGACTACTCGATGGGAGGCTTCACCTTGTCCGAACTGGTGGGAAATTTGACGTTGCCGCTGGAGCTATCGTCCAGGGAGAATCAGGGCCCCTGGGTCGGGATGATGTACCAACTCGATGGACAGATTCATTCGTCGATGGACCAGCGCCCCGTCAGTGTGCCTACGAAACGCCACAACCTGATTTTTGAAGAGTGCGACAACAGCCGGCATTTGTTTGTTCCGGGCGAACGGTTTCATGCCTTTCACATCATGATGGACCCGGTTTTTTTTGAACAACTGGTGGTCAACAATACGGAATGGACCGGTTTTTACGACCACTTTCTAAACCGTCGGGAGCCGTTCCGGGCGCTGCGGGAGTCGATCGTGCACTCCGATCAGACGCTGGGGCTCATCCAGCAGATTCTGAGCTGCCCGTTCGGCGGAACGTTGAAAAAAATGTTTCTGGAAGCTCGGTTTCTGGATTTGTTTGTCGAGCAGCAGAACCAGTATCAGCAAGTAAGCCAAAGCCGCCTTGCCCGCCGGGATGTTGACCTGTTCTACGCCATTCGCGATTTTCTGGATCAGAATTACCAGAACCCGCCCAGTCTACTGACGCTGGCCCGGCAGTTTGGCACCAATGATTTTAAGCTGAAAAAAGGTTTTAAAGAGCTTTTTGGGACGACGGTATTTGGCTACGTGGCCCAAAAGCGACTGACCACGGCGCACCACCTGTTGCAGGCCACTCAGGCGTCGGTCCAGGAAGTAAGCGAACTCGTTGGCTTCAGCAATGCTGCCCACTTCGCAACGGCTTTTCGGCGGCAGTTTGGTCATACGCCCTCGCAGGTAAAGCGGTAA
- a CDS encoding glycoside hydrolase family 43 protein, whose product MKFICISLLFCLILPASLAQSPKPITPTATYRNPVIAGDFADPSVIRVGSTYYAVGTSSEWGPAYPIYTSTDLVNWSYVGPVFATLPEWTVGSYWAPELFHRNGIFYVYYTARRKSDKRSYIGVATTRDLRKGFTDHGLLLEWTSEAIDAFIIEDQGKLFMTWKAYGLDKGKAIELLGAELSSDGLKVTGKAFTLLTAERDNWEAGGAEGQALFKRGRYFYMTYSGNACCGANCNYQVGLARAEKLQGPWEKFAGNPVLVGDDTWKCPGHGTVVTTPDNRYFYLHHAYNGTDFTQTGRQGVLSELAWNDQTGWPVFRYGTTTPAQAESPAKTVQQIDRNVTVDFAKPATQVPWVWDASQPKPAYAVEAGALKLQNAVSQPAGSFLGLVLKKGTYSLSATVDAKADVLQSVSLYGDAQNALGLGVRQGTLEVWQVKDGVRQVLKSQPLPSAAGPVTLQLKSRFGRFYDFYWASEGRKPVLLTTSPVDGAFLPRWDRAPRVGLSVSGDQQGAGSFRSIDLRYE is encoded by the coding sequence ATGAAGTTTATCTGCATCAGTTTGCTCTTCTGTTTAATTTTACCGGCCTCTCTGGCCCAGTCCCCTAAACCGATAACGCCAACCGCCACGTACCGCAATCCGGTTATTGCGGGCGATTTTGCCGATCCGTCGGTGATCCGCGTCGGAAGTACTTATTACGCGGTTGGCACGTCTTCCGAATGGGGACCGGCCTACCCGATTTATACCTCAACCGATCTGGTTAACTGGTCGTATGTTGGGCCGGTTTTTGCCACCTTGCCGGAATGGACCGTGGGCAGCTACTGGGCACCGGAGTTATTCCACCGCAACGGTATTTTTTACGTTTACTACACGGCCCGCCGGAAATCAGATAAGCGTTCATACATCGGTGTCGCCACCACGCGCGACCTGCGTAAAGGGTTTACGGACCACGGTTTGCTGCTCGAATGGACCTCGGAAGCCATCGACGCCTTTATTATCGAAGATCAGGGCAAACTGTTTATGACCTGGAAAGCCTACGGTCTGGACAAAGGCAAGGCGATTGAGCTATTGGGGGCCGAATTATCCTCTGATGGCCTGAAGGTGACGGGAAAAGCCTTCACGCTGCTGACCGCCGAACGGGACAACTGGGAAGCGGGCGGGGCCGAAGGGCAGGCGCTGTTCAAACGGGGACGGTATTTTTACATGACTTATTCGGGCAATGCCTGCTGCGGAGCCAACTGCAACTACCAGGTCGGGCTGGCCCGGGCCGAAAAACTGCAGGGACCGTGGGAAAAATTTGCCGGCAATCCGGTGCTGGTCGGTGACGATACCTGGAAATGCCCCGGCCACGGAACCGTAGTCACCACGCCTGACAACCGCTATTTTTACCTGCACCACGCCTACAACGGAACGGATTTTACCCAGACGGGTCGGCAGGGCGTTTTGAGTGAACTGGCCTGGAACGACCAAACCGGCTGGCCGGTTTTTCGCTACGGCACAACCACGCCCGCCCAGGCCGAATCGCCCGCCAAAACCGTTCAGCAAATCGACCGGAACGTAACCGTTGATTTTGCCAAACCGGCAACGCAAGTGCCCTGGGTGTGGGATGCCAGCCAACCGAAACCCGCCTATGCCGTCGAAGCCGGGGCGCTGAAACTCCAGAATGCCGTCTCGCAGCCCGCCGGCAGCTTTCTGGGGCTGGTGCTTAAAAAGGGAACGTATTCGCTCTCGGCCACAGTTGACGCCAAAGCCGATGTGCTGCAAAGCGTCAGTTTGTACGGCGACGCCCAGAACGCGCTGGGGCTGGGAGTTCGCCAGGGAACGCTGGAGGTCTGGCAGGTGAAAGACGGAGTACGCCAGGTGCTGAAATCACAACCGTTGCCGTCTGCAGCGGGTCCGGTGACGCTGCAACTCAAAAGCCGTTTTGGGCGGTTTTACGATTTTTACTGGGCATCGGAAGGAAGAAAGCCGGTCCTGCTCACGACATCGCCGGTGGACGGCGCTTTTCTGCCCCGCTGGGACCGGGCACCGCGCGTGGGCCTGAGTGTCTCGGGCGATCAGCAAGGCGCGGGTTCGTTTCGGTCTATTGATCTGCGGTACGAATAG